From Spirochaetaceae bacterium, the proteins below share one genomic window:
- a CDS encoding SDR family NAD(P)-dependent oxidoreductase → MQTVPGAYALITGASQGLGRALAEECARRRMHVLLVALPRTGLRELGAEIAARFGVESHYLEQDLTDPSGPEQVAHWVAAHGWNLRVLINNAGVSTHGLFEDTSLASNERVMNLNMAAVVRTTHLLIPTLKSHRPSYILNVASLAAMGPMPYMPVYAASKAFVFSFTLALREELQRSGIRVSVLCPGGMPTNGDAARRIGANGWGGRLSAVRPGRVARIALARTLRGRACIIPGWLNRIVAVVSSVTPRTLFTRSAGSQFERAELRLQRRSPAPQPAVSG, encoded by the coding sequence ATGCAAACAGTTCCCGGCGCATACGCGCTGATCACCGGGGCAAGTCAGGGGTTGGGCAGGGCGCTGGCCGAGGAGTGTGCCCGGCGCAGGATGCACGTGCTGCTGGTCGCGCTGCCGCGGACCGGCCTGCGCGAGCTCGGCGCCGAGATCGCCGCCCGGTTCGGCGTCGAGTCGCACTACCTGGAACAGGACCTGACCGATCCGTCGGGACCGGAGCAGGTCGCGCACTGGGTCGCGGCTCACGGCTGGAACCTGCGGGTGCTGATCAACAACGCCGGCGTGAGCACGCATGGTCTGTTCGAGGATACCTCGCTGGCGAGCAACGAGCGGGTGATGAACCTCAACATGGCCGCGGTGGTCAGGACCACGCACCTGCTGATCCCGACCCTCAAGTCGCACCGGCCGTCGTACATTCTGAACGTGGCGAGCCTGGCTGCCATGGGTCCCATGCCGTACATGCCGGTCTACGCGGCATCCAAGGCGTTCGTGTTCAGCTTCACGCTCGCGCTGCGCGAGGAGCTGCAGCGCTCGGGGATCCGGGTCAGCGTGCTGTGTCCCGGCGGCATGCCGACCAACGGCGACGCGGCGCGGCGCATCGGCGCCAATGGGTGGGGCGGCAGGCTCTCCGCGGTACGCCCCGGGCGCGTCGCCAGGATCGCGCTGGCGCGCACGCTGCGCGGTCGCGCGTGCATCATCCCGGGCTGGCTCAACAGGATCGTCGCCGTGGTGAGCAGCGTCACGCCGCGCACGCTGTTCACCCGTTCCGCCGGCAGCCAGTTCGAGCGCGCCGAGCTGCGCCTGCAGCGCAGGAGCCCGGCGCCGCAACCGGCCGTGTCGGGCTGA
- a CDS encoding ABC transporter permease subunit produces MGLPADTLDAPRVRRSLWRDARVNWQLHLLLLLPLIYLLIFKYVPMWGAQIAFRDFFAVKGIVGSPWVGMANFDRFFESPQFWTVLRNTLGLSAYQIAAMFPIPIVLALALNNVEHRRFKKTVQLTTYAPHFISTVVMAGMIMRFLSLHTGVVNNALAGLGLERISFMSSPDLFQSVYVISGIWQNAGWGTIIYLAALAGVDPQLHEAAIVDGASKLQRTRHIDVPGILPVAIILLILETGRIMQVGFEKAFLLQTPLNLTTSEVIQTYVYKIGLASPVPDYSFATAIGLFNSVINLALILVVNWIARRLSDTSLW; encoded by the coding sequence ATGGGGCTGCCTGCCGACACCCTTGACGCGCCGCGGGTGCGGCGTTCGCTGTGGCGTGACGCGCGCGTCAACTGGCAACTGCACCTGCTGCTGCTGCTGCCGCTGATCTACCTGCTCATCTTCAAGTACGTGCCGATGTGGGGGGCGCAGATCGCGTTCCGCGACTTCTTCGCCGTCAAGGGCATCGTCGGCAGCCCCTGGGTGGGCATGGCCAACTTCGACCGTTTCTTCGAGTCGCCGCAGTTCTGGACGGTGCTCAGGAACACGCTCGGGCTGTCCGCCTACCAGATCGCCGCCATGTTTCCGATCCCGATCGTCCTGGCGCTGGCGCTCAACAACGTCGAGCACCGCCGCTTCAAGAAGACGGTGCAACTGACCACCTACGCCCCCCACTTCATCTCAACGGTGGTGATGGCGGGCATGATCATGCGCTTCCTGTCGCTGCACACCGGCGTGGTCAACAACGCGCTGGCCGGGCTCGGGCTGGAGCGGATCTCGTTCATGAGCAGCCCGGATCTGTTCCAGTCGGTGTACGTGATCTCCGGCATCTGGCAGAATGCCGGCTGGGGCACGATCATCTACCTGGCGGCGCTCGCCGGCGTCGACCCGCAGTTGCACGAGGCGGCGATCGTGGACGGCGCCTCCAAGCTGCAGCGCACCCGGCACATCGACGTGCCGGGCATCCTTCCGGTGGCGATCATCCTGCTGATCCTGGAGACCGGGCGCATCATGCAGGTGGGTTTCGAGAAGGCGTTCCTGCTGCAGACGCCGCTCAACCTGACCACGTCCGAGGTGATTCAGACCTACGTGTACAAGATCGGGCTCGCCTCGCCGGTGCCGGACTACTCGTTCGCCACCGCTATCGGCCTGTTCAACTCGGTGATCAACCTGGCGCTGATCCTGGTGGTGAACTGGATCGCGCGCCGCCTGAGCGACACCAGCCTGTGGTAG
- a CDS encoding SDR family oxidoreductase — protein sequence MSAKDAARRAGTPATNGADRHSDAAPARHEAGVGCRSTRPVRPASTARNILVTGASSGIGRAIVEYLAARGDRVFAGARSDRAIGELGRLPNVVPVRLDVTQAESVDAAVAHVCGLTDTLDALVNNAGSVVAGPLIDVTPEAMSAQLEVNLVGVHRVTRAFFPLLLAAKGHVVNISSTGGRVALPFMGPYVASKFGLEAFSDSLRRELAPCGVQVSVIQPGAIRTPIWDKTDPHDARLDGSIFAARARAFGRLMLERARTGGRPPDTIARAVHRVLGSRRPRPRYLVTEANLMTRVAGLLPDRWLDFAISRAIQGGSQ from the coding sequence ATGAGTGCGAAAGACGCCGCGCGGCGGGCTGGCACGCCTGCCACGAACGGCGCCGATCGGCACAGCGACGCCGCCCCGGCCCGGCACGAGGCGGGAGTGGGGTGCCGCTCTACGCGTCCAGTGCGGCCGGCGTCGACCGCCCGGAACATCCTCGTCACCGGGGCCAGCAGCGGCATCGGCCGCGCCATCGTCGAGTACTTGGCCGCGCGCGGCGACCGCGTGTTCGCGGGCGCGCGCAGCGACCGGGCCATCGGCGAACTCGGCCGGCTGCCGAACGTGGTGCCGGTGCGGCTGGACGTGACGCAGGCCGAGAGCGTGGATGCGGCGGTCGCCCACGTGTGCGGGCTGACCGACACCCTCGATGCGCTGGTGAACAACGCCGGCTCGGTGGTAGCGGGGCCGCTGATCGACGTCACGCCGGAGGCGATGAGCGCGCAGTTGGAGGTCAACCTGGTGGGCGTGCACCGGGTCACGCGCGCGTTCTTTCCGCTCCTGCTTGCGGCGAAGGGCCACGTCGTGAACATTTCATCGACCGGGGGCCGGGTAGCGCTGCCGTTCATGGGGCCGTACGTGGCGAGCAAGTTCGGCCTGGAGGCGTTCTCGGACTCGCTGCGGCGCGAACTGGCGCCGTGCGGGGTGCAGGTGAGCGTGATCCAGCCGGGCGCGATCCGCACCCCGATCTGGGACAAGACCGACCCGCACGACGCGCGCCTCGACGGCTCGATCTTCGCCGCCCGGGCGCGCGCCTTCGGCCGCCTGATGCTGGAGCGCGCCCGCACCGGCGGCCGCCCGCCGGACACTATTGCACGGGCCGTGCACCGGGTGCTCGGCAGCCGCCGGCCGCGGCCGCGCTACCTCGTGACCGAGGCCAACCTCATGACCCGCGTCGCCGGCCTCCTGCCGGACCGTTGGCTGGACTTCGCCATCAGCCGCGCCATCCAGGGCGGCTCGCAATGA
- a CDS encoding ATP-binding protein yields MKGAQQRVFTPGTGAMPPALTGREREQAVLTRCLADLLGGTSPPHDVVLTGPRGNGKTVLINWFERTCRDHATEVDVVAATPDDISTREALIDVLSPSSAVMKLLPRKVGVAAVGSVEWAPPSGGVRNLRAELTARCRKKPLAVLLDEAHTLDLGVGRALLNASQQVRGDAPFLLVLAGTPGLAAHLGAMNASFWSRLDEGRLGIGLLSAAAARAALIEPLRAHGVAIDADAVDAVVEDSQCYPYFIQVWGRAVWQQRLATGATRLTTAHADAARADVAARVTDYYQDRYRELEGRGLLPAAVATAPLFQSGAAASDHAIDAALATTGADAAARLAAREELNRLGYIWTPPGQLPPVVWTAGIPSLMTHVLDHAPPPDAGLPASP; encoded by the coding sequence ATGAAGGGGGCGCAACAGCGCGTATTCACCCCCGGCACGGGTGCCATGCCGCCGGCGCTTACCGGGCGCGAACGGGAGCAGGCAGTACTGACCCGGTGTCTGGCCGACCTGCTCGGTGGGACGTCCCCGCCGCACGACGTCGTCCTGACCGGGCCGCGCGGCAACGGCAAGACCGTGCTGATCAACTGGTTCGAGCGCACCTGCCGCGACCACGCCACGGAGGTGGACGTGGTGGCCGCGACGCCCGACGACATCTCCACGCGGGAAGCGCTGATCGACGTCCTGTCGCCGTCGTCCGCGGTGATGAAACTGCTGCCCCGGAAGGTGGGTGTGGCGGCCGTGGGTTCGGTCGAATGGGCGCCGCCGTCCGGAGGCGTGCGGAACCTGCGGGCGGAATTGACCGCCCGGTGCCGCAAGAAACCGCTTGCCGTGCTGCTCGACGAGGCGCACACGCTGGATCTCGGGGTGGGCAGAGCGCTGCTCAACGCCAGTCAACAGGTGCGCGGCGACGCCCCGTTCCTGCTGGTGCTCGCCGGCACGCCGGGCTTGGCGGCGCATCTCGGCGCCATGAACGCGTCCTTCTGGAGCCGGTTGGACGAAGGCCGCTTGGGCATCGGTCTGCTGAGCGCCGCGGCCGCCCGCGCCGCCCTGATCGAGCCGCTGCGCGCCCACGGCGTGGCGATCGACGCCGATGCCGTCGATGCGGTAGTCGAGGACAGCCAGTGCTACCCGTACTTCATCCAGGTTTGGGGGCGCGCCGTGTGGCAACAGCGCCTGGCCACCGGCGCGACGCGGCTGACCACCGCGCACGCGGACGCTGCGCGCGCCGACGTGGCCGCCAGGGTTACGGACTACTACCAGGACCGTTATCGGGAACTGGAGGGGCGCGGCCTGCTGCCCGCGGCCGTGGCGACGGCGCCGCTGTTCCAGTCCGGCGCCGCCGCTTCCGACCACGCCATCGACGCGGCCCTGGCCACGACCGGCGCCGACGCCGCTGCCCGGCTGGCCGCGCGCGAGGAATTGAACCGGCTGGGTTACATATGGACCCCGCCCGGCCAACTGCCGCCGGTCGTCTGGACAGCCGGCATCCCGTCGCTGATGACCCACGTCCTCGACCACGCCCCGCCGCCGGACGCCGGCTTGCCGGCTAGCCCTTGA
- a CDS encoding ATP-binding protein has translation MATIWQLLAQAPGETVQVWREPRDPFILGVFFGVLAILALYHLLLALSLREPSYLAYALVLVSFIGVLAVAEGLFYRHVLGGRLPLVNNLLSLAFSLLLMLWLTQFSRLVFATRKDLPVADRVLVGVIVFDTVNLLLWVAILGAVQSTYPVQFLLPFIGLVHLPILLAVGTICAVRRAPFAGLYLVGWVLVSAGAWVQLLREDQVLADNLATRYAMYWGVLGQISCLSLATSIRLDRMRQHRERQMQKLVEADKLVSIGTMAASLSHEIANPNSAIAANAAFLRTYYEHAVPILDGAPEGGGDGFIGDLPHPVVRDRMRRAIAGIVHSAERIAGIVTEFRRFYRSTRAEYRDKVDLNGVVDAALVVFGHQIRRRNIPLRTRLAPSLPPVAGNAQRLEQVLVNLLSNAVEAIREARDAGHAGSGAGITVTTRATGDGVELAVADDGAGMEPDTLARAGEVFFSTRTERGGTGMGLYVSRHIMSEHSGSLSFASQRGAGTTATARLPIAGARET, from the coding sequence ATGGCAACGATCTGGCAGTTGTTGGCGCAGGCCCCCGGTGAGACCGTCCAGGTGTGGCGCGAGCCGCGCGATCCGTTCATCCTCGGCGTCTTCTTCGGCGTGCTGGCGATCCTCGCCCTCTACCACCTGCTGCTCGCCCTCTCGCTGCGCGAACCGAGCTACCTCGCCTACGCGCTCGTGCTCGTGTCGTTCATCGGCGTGCTCGCGGTCGCCGAGGGACTATTCTACCGCCACGTGCTCGGGGGCCGCCTGCCCCTGGTCAACAACCTCCTGTCGCTCGCCTTCTCGCTCCTGCTGATGTTGTGGCTGACCCAGTTCTCGCGCCTCGTATTTGCGACCAGGAAGGACCTTCCGGTCGCGGACCGCGTCCTCGTTGGCGTGATCGTGTTCGACACGGTCAACCTGCTGCTGTGGGTCGCCATCCTCGGCGCCGTGCAGTCCACCTATCCCGTCCAGTTCCTGCTGCCGTTCATCGGGCTTGTCCACCTGCCGATCCTCCTGGCGGTCGGGACCATCTGCGCCGTGCGCAGGGCGCCCTTCGCCGGGCTGTACCTGGTGGGGTGGGTCCTGGTATCGGCCGGTGCCTGGGTGCAGCTTCTGCGCGAAGACCAGGTGCTTGCCGACAACCTGGCGACGCGCTACGCGATGTACTGGGGAGTACTGGGCCAGATCTCCTGTCTCTCACTTGCCACCTCCATCCGGCTGGACCGCATGCGCCAACACCGGGAGCGGCAGATGCAGAAGCTGGTGGAGGCGGACAAGCTGGTATCGATCGGCACCATGGCGGCAAGCCTCAGCCACGAAATCGCCAACCCGAACAGCGCCATAGCCGCGAACGCCGCGTTCCTGCGCACCTACTACGAACACGCCGTGCCGATCCTGGACGGCGCCCCGGAGGGCGGCGGCGATGGATTCATCGGCGACCTGCCCCACCCGGTGGTGCGCGATCGCATGCGGCGCGCCATCGCCGGCATCGTGCACAGCGCCGAGCGTATCGCCGGCATCGTCACCGAGTTCAGGAGATTCTACCGGAGTACGCGCGCGGAATACCGGGACAAGGTGGACCTGAACGGCGTGGTCGACGCCGCGCTGGTCGTCTTCGGGCACCAGATCAGGCGCCGCAACATCCCGTTGCGGACCAGGCTGGCACCCTCACTGCCGCCGGTGGCCGGCAACGCGCAACGACTCGAACAGGTCCTGGTGAACCTGTTGTCGAATGCGGTCGAGGCGATCCGGGAAGCGCGCGACGCCGGCCACGCGGGCAGCGGCGCGGGCATCACCGTCACCACGCGCGCGACCGGCGATGGTGTCGAGCTGGCAGTGGCCGATGACGGCGCCGGGATGGAGCCGGACACGTTGGCCCGTGCCGGCGAGGTGTTCTTCTCCACGCGTACGGAACGCGGCGGGACCGGCATGGGCCTGTACGTCTCGCGTCACATCATGAGCGAGCACTCCGGCAGCCTCTCCTTCGCCTCGCAGCGCGGGGCCGGCACCACGGCCACCGCCAGACTGCCCATCGCCGGCGCGCGGGAGACCTGA
- a CDS encoding ABC transporter permease subunit, with amino-acid sequence MADVRMAAARSVGRRRGRLLARIRGNWQLYLILSVPIAFFVIFHYLPMYGAQIAFREFIAIKGIWGSPWVGVDQFLKFFRSYQFTRVVGNTAGIAVYTLVAGFPIPIILALLINNSEAPRFKKTAQMVTYAPHFISTVVMVGLLLQFLSPRYGAVNALIKALGFEPVHFMGEAGMFWSVYVWSGIWQEAGWGTIIFLAALAGIDPTLHEAAIVDGASKLQRTWRIDVPGILPTAVVLLILRMGQLMNVGFEKALLMQNPLNLQASEIIQTFVYKIGIESNLPAYSYSSAIGLFNSVINFALIITVNEIAKRVSNTSLW; translated from the coding sequence ATGGCTGACGTGAGGATGGCAGCGGCGCGTTCGGTGGGGCGGCGCCGCGGACGGCTGCTGGCGCGGATTCGCGGCAACTGGCAGCTCTACCTGATCCTGTCGGTCCCCATCGCCTTCTTCGTCATCTTCCACTACCTGCCGATGTACGGCGCGCAGATCGCGTTCCGGGAGTTCATCGCGATCAAGGGCATCTGGGGCAGCCCGTGGGTGGGCGTCGACCAGTTCCTGAAGTTCTTCCGCTCCTACCAGTTCACGCGCGTGGTGGGCAACACCGCCGGCATCGCCGTCTACACCCTGGTGGCGGGGTTTCCGATCCCGATCATCCTGGCGCTGCTGATCAACAACTCGGAGGCGCCGCGCTTCAAGAAGACCGCGCAGATGGTCACCTACGCGCCGCACTTCATCTCCACCGTGGTGATGGTGGGCCTGCTGCTGCAGTTCCTGTCGCCCCGCTACGGCGCGGTGAACGCGCTGATCAAGGCGCTCGGCTTCGAGCCGGTGCACTTCATGGGCGAGGCCGGCATGTTCTGGAGCGTGTACGTGTGGTCGGGCATCTGGCAGGAGGCGGGCTGGGGCACGATCATCTTCCTGGCGGCGCTGGCGGGCATCGATCCGACCCTGCACGAGGCGGCGATCGTCGACGGGGCGAGCAAGCTGCAGCGCACCTGGCGCATCGACGTGCCCGGCATCCTGCCCACCGCCGTGGTGCTGCTGATCCTGCGCATGGGCCAGCTCATGAACGTCGGTTTCGAGAAGGCGCTGCTGATGCAGAACCCGCTCAACCTGCAGGCCTCCGAGATCATCCAGACGTTCGTGTACAAGATAGGCATCGAGTCCAACCTGCCGGCGTATTCCTACTCGTCGGCGATCGGCCTGTTCAACTCGGTGATCAACTTCGCGCTGATCATCACCGTCAACGAGATCGCCAAGCGGGTGAGCAACACCAGCCTGTGGTGA
- a CDS encoding carbohydrate ABC transporter permease — protein MAIERSRGDRVYQWCNNALLALAIAVVLYPLIYVLSASFSSTRAVLGGRVWLWPVEPTLLGYQTIFDYALIWRGYANTVFYTFFGTIINVVLTIMAAYPLSRRDLVGRNFFMFLITFTMIFSGGLIPTYLLVRELGMINTRWVMMIPNAVAAWNVIITRTYYQTTISDELLEAAQLDGCSDARFIWQIVVPLSGAITAVNTLFYAVGHWNAFFNAFIYLNDDRLFPLQIVLREILIANDIDLELTGDVIDDEARQGLRELLKFSLIVVASVPVLMMYPFVQKYFVRGVMIGSIKG, from the coding sequence ATGGCCATCGAACGCAGCCGCGGCGACCGCGTCTACCAGTGGTGCAACAACGCGCTGCTGGCACTCGCCATCGCGGTGGTGCTGTATCCGCTGATCTACGTGCTGTCGGCGTCGTTCAGCTCCACCCGCGCGGTGCTCGGCGGGCGGGTGTGGCTGTGGCCGGTGGAGCCCACCCTGCTCGGCTACCAGACCATCTTCGACTACGCGCTGATCTGGCGCGGCTACGCCAATACGGTCTTCTATACCTTCTTCGGCACCATCATCAACGTGGTGCTTACCATCATGGCCGCCTACCCGCTGTCGCGGCGCGACCTGGTGGGCCGCAACTTCTTCATGTTCCTGATCACCTTCACCATGATTTTTTCCGGCGGGCTGATCCCGACCTACCTGCTGGTGCGCGAGCTGGGGATGATCAACACGCGCTGGGTGATGATGATTCCCAACGCCGTCGCCGCCTGGAACGTCATCATCACCCGCACCTACTACCAGACCACCATCTCCGACGAGCTGCTGGAGGCGGCGCAGCTCGACGGTTGCAGCGACGCCCGCTTCATATGGCAGATCGTGGTGCCGCTGTCGGGCGCCATCACGGCGGTCAACACCCTGTTCTACGCCGTCGGCCACTGGAACGCGTTCTTCAACGCCTTCATCTACCTCAACGACGACCGCCTGTTCCCGCTGCAGATCGTGCTGCGCGAGATCCTGATCGCCAACGACATCGACCTGGAGCTGACCGGCGACGTGATCGACGACGAGGCGCGCCAGGGCCTGCGCGAGCTGCTCAAGTTCTCGCTCATCGTGGTGGCCAGCGTGCCGGTCCTGATGATGTACCCCTTCGTCCAGAAGTACTTCGTCCGCGGCGTGATGATCGGCTCCATCAAGGGCTAG
- a CDS encoding sigma-54 dependent transcriptional regulator, translating to MARPSYAAAGERPILVVDDEVDVLESTELLLFTLGLHNVVLCADGTRVMRLLDEHDPRLILLDLAMPGASGQEILERLRLARPDIPVVVVTGTNDVAVAVQCMKLGAYDFVLKPLEQDAFAQAVGRALEQGSLRAEISRLKHRLIHRGLEHPEAFARIATNNATMLALFSYLEAIAPSPEPVLITGESGVGKELFADALHRLSGRGGALVAVNLAGLDDTLFSDALFGHRKGAFTGAAAERRGMIERAAGGTLLLDEIGDLSTASQVKLLRLLQEREYYPLGSDVPRRAAARVVAATHQDLAREVEAGTFRRDLFYRLNTHSVHVPPLRERQDDLPLLVACFVEEAARSRGRGAVEVGGDVVARLARHPFPGNVRELRSLIIDAVYRVQGDVLSAGDLAALPGATATDPPPAEPPAGGPDLRFGGRLPQLKEIGDLLAAEALRRTGGNQSRAAALLGVSHQALSKRLRSRRGP from the coding sequence ATGGCGCGCCCGAGCTACGCTGCCGCCGGCGAGCGGCCGATCCTGGTGGTGGACGACGAGGTGGACGTGCTGGAGAGCACCGAGCTGCTGCTGTTCACGCTCGGCCTGCACAACGTCGTGCTGTGCGCCGACGGCACCCGGGTGATGCGGCTCCTGGATGAGCACGACCCGCGGTTGATCCTGCTCGACCTGGCGATGCCCGGCGCCTCGGGGCAGGAGATCCTGGAGCGCCTCAGGTTGGCGCGGCCGGACATCCCGGTCGTGGTGGTGACGGGCACCAACGACGTGGCGGTGGCGGTGCAGTGCATGAAGCTCGGCGCGTACGACTTCGTGCTGAAGCCGCTGGAGCAGGATGCCTTCGCGCAGGCAGTAGGACGGGCCTTGGAGCAGGGCAGTCTCCGCGCCGAGATCTCGCGGCTCAAGCACCGCCTGATCCATCGCGGACTGGAGCACCCGGAGGCGTTCGCGCGCATCGCCACCAACAATGCGACCATGCTCGCGCTGTTCTCCTACCTGGAAGCGATCGCGCCGAGCCCGGAGCCGGTCCTGATCACCGGCGAGAGCGGCGTCGGCAAGGAGTTGTTTGCCGACGCGCTGCACCGGCTGAGCGGCCGCGGCGGGGCGTTGGTGGCGGTCAACCTGGCGGGGCTGGACGACACGTTGTTCTCGGATGCGCTGTTCGGGCACCGCAAGGGAGCATTCACCGGGGCTGCGGCCGAACGGCGCGGCATGATCGAACGCGCCGCCGGCGGCACGCTGCTCCTGGACGAGATCGGCGACCTGAGCACCGCGTCGCAGGTGAAGCTGCTGCGGCTCCTGCAGGAGCGGGAGTACTACCCCCTCGGCTCCGACGTTCCGCGCCGCGCCGCCGCGCGCGTGGTGGCCGCCACGCACCAGGATCTGGCCCGCGAAGTGGAAGCGGGCACGTTTCGCCGCGACCTGTTCTACCGGCTGAACACCCACAGCGTGCACGTGCCCCCGCTGCGCGAGCGGCAGGACGATCTGCCGCTGCTGGTCGCCTGCTTCGTGGAGGAAGCCGCGCGCAGCCGGGGCCGCGGGGCAGTGGAGGTGGGCGGCGACGTGGTGGCGCGGCTCGCCCGGCACCCGTTCCCGGGCAACGTACGCGAGCTGCGCTCCCTGATCATCGACGCCGTGTACCGGGTGCAGGGCGACGTCCTCAGCGCGGGCGACCTCGCCGCGCTACCCGGCGCGACCGCGACGGACCCGCCGCCTGCCGAACCCCCGGCCGGCGGGCCTGACCTGAGGTTCGGGGGCAGGCTGCCGCAGCTCAAGGAGATCGGCGACCTGCTGGCGGCCGAAGCGCTGCGGCGTACCGGCGGCAACCAGTCGCGCGCGGCCGCCCTCCTGGGGGTCAGCCACCAGGCGCTGAGTAAACGGCTGCGCAGCCGCCGCGGCCCATGA
- a CDS encoding carbohydrate ABC transporter permease: protein MVARESALDLHRVVRRRIGKSRVDRIFDGCNYAFLALVLVGVAYPLIYIVSASLSAPQATIGGQVWLLPVNPTLRAYEAIFEYRKVWIGYGNSLFYASVGTAINIVLTVMAAYPLSRPDFKARHIYMALLVFTMLFNGGIIPNYLLVRDLGMLNTRWAMLLPQGLLVWNVIITRTYYQTTISSGLLEAARIDGCSDLRFVWSIVVPLSGAITAVNALFYAVFHWNTFFDAFIYLNKEELYPLQIFLRAILIINTVEAELMDPKELEALEGMRDLLQFALIIVASLPVLIAYPFVQKYFVRGVMIGSLKG from the coding sequence GTGGTAGCCCGCGAGTCCGCCCTCGACCTGCACCGCGTGGTGCGCCGGCGCATCGGCAAGAGCCGTGTCGACCGGATCTTCGACGGCTGCAACTACGCCTTCCTGGCGCTGGTGCTGGTCGGCGTCGCCTATCCGCTGATCTACATCGTCAGCGCTTCGCTCAGCGCGCCGCAGGCGACCATCGGCGGGCAGGTGTGGCTGCTGCCGGTGAACCCGACGCTGCGCGCCTACGAGGCGATCTTCGAGTACCGCAAGGTGTGGATCGGCTACGGCAACAGCCTGTTCTACGCATCGGTGGGCACCGCCATCAACATCGTGCTCACCGTGATGGCCGCCTACCCGCTGTCGCGGCCCGACTTCAAGGCGCGCCACATCTACATGGCGCTGCTGGTGTTCACCATGCTGTTCAACGGCGGCATCATCCCCAACTACCTGCTGGTGCGCGACCTGGGCATGCTCAACACGCGCTGGGCGATGCTGCTGCCGCAGGGCCTGCTGGTGTGGAACGTGATCATCACCCGCACCTACTACCAGACCACCATCAGCTCCGGCCTGCTGGAGGCGGCGCGCATCGATGGCTGCAGCGACCTGCGCTTCGTGTGGTCGATCGTGGTGCCGCTGTCGGGGGCCATCACGGCGGTCAATGCGCTGTTCTACGCCGTGTTTCACTGGAACACCTTCTTCGACGCGTTCATCTACCTGAACAAGGAAGAGCTGTACCCGCTGCAGATCTTCCTGCGCGCCATCCTGATCATCAACACCGTGGAGGCGGAACTGATGGATCCCAAGGAGCTGGAGGCGCTGGAGGGGATGCGCGACCTGCTGCAGTTCGCACTCATCATCGTCGCCAGCCTGCCGGTGCTGATCGCCTACCCGTTCGTGCAGAAGTACTTCGTCCGCGGCGTGATGATCGGCTCCCTCAAGGGATGA